The proteins below are encoded in one region of Pseudoduganella armeniaca:
- the hppD gene encoding 4-hydroxyphenylpyruvate dioxygenase, whose amino-acid sequence MQFTPWDNPMGTDGFEFVEFAAPDPKELGALFEKMGFTAIARHRTKDVTLYRQGEINFIINAEQDSFAQRFARQHGPSVCAIAIRVDDAAYVYKKALEMGAWGFDNKTGPMELNIPAIKGVGDSLLYLVDRWRGKNADKGVTPGSIGDISIYDADFVAIPGVDPNPVGNGLTYIDHLTHNVYRGRMGEWAGFYERLFNFREIRYFDIEGRLTGLKSKAMTSPCGKIRIPINESSDDKSQIAEYLNEYHGEGIQHIALGTDDIYTSIQRMRDTGIAFQDTIETYYELVNRRLPSHGENLEELRRLRILIDGQADSENKRELLLQIFTQNVIGPIFFEIIQRKGDQGFGEGNFRALFESIELDQIRRGVLEDPAKTEA is encoded by the coding sequence ATGCAATTCACGCCCTGGGACAACCCGATGGGGACCGACGGTTTCGAATTCGTCGAGTTCGCCGCACCCGATCCGAAGGAACTCGGTGCGCTGTTCGAGAAAATGGGTTTCACGGCCATCGCCCGTCACCGCACCAAGGACGTCACCCTGTACCGCCAGGGCGAGATCAACTTCATCATCAATGCCGAGCAGGATTCGTTCGCGCAGCGGTTCGCGCGCCAGCACGGTCCCTCGGTATGCGCCATCGCGATCCGCGTGGACGATGCCGCCTACGTCTACAAGAAGGCGCTGGAAATGGGTGCCTGGGGCTTCGACAACAAGACCGGCCCGATGGAACTGAACATTCCGGCGATCAAGGGCGTAGGCGACTCGCTGCTGTACCTGGTCGACCGCTGGCGCGGCAAGAACGCCGACAAGGGCGTGACCCCGGGCAGCATCGGCGACATCAGTATCTATGACGCCGACTTCGTCGCCATCCCGGGCGTGGACCCGAACCCGGTCGGCAACGGCCTGACCTATATCGACCACCTGACGCACAACGTCTACCGCGGCCGCATGGGCGAGTGGGCCGGCTTCTACGAGCGCCTGTTCAACTTCCGCGAGATCCGCTACTTCGACATCGAAGGCCGCCTGACGGGCCTGAAGTCGAAGGCGATGACGTCCCCGTGCGGCAAGATCCGCATCCCGATCAACGAATCGTCGGACGACAAGTCGCAGATCGCCGAGTACCTGAACGAATACCACGGCGAAGGCATCCAGCACATCGCGCTGGGCACGGACGACATCTACACGTCGATCCAGCGCATGCGCGACACCGGCATCGCGTTCCAGGATACGATCGAGACGTACTACGAGCTGGTCAACCGCCGCCTGCCGAGCCATGGCGAGAACCTGGAAGAGCTGCGCCGCCTGCGCATCCTGATCGACGGCCAGGCCGACAGCGAAAACAAGCGCGAGCTGCTGCTGCAGATCTTCACGCAGAACGTGATCGGCCCGATCTTCTTCGAGATCATCCAGCGCAAGGGCGACCAGGGCTTCGGCGAAGGCAATTTCCGCGCGCTGTTCGAGTCCATCGAGCTGGACCAGATCCGCCGTGGTGTACTGGAGGACCCAGCCAAGACAGAGGCGTAA
- a CDS encoding Lrp/AsnC family transcriptional regulator — protein MTKIALDKTDRKILGILQADGRLSNQDVAEQVSLSPSPCLRRIKRLEEEGVIRQYVALLDPDKIGLGLLAYVNVRLEKHSDAAAHSNARALGALPGTASPREDFAVAVEQWPEVVACYAMTGEMDYLLRVHVEDMDHFSRFMMATLLRHPAVLDVKSSFALQRIKDTTALPLV, from the coding sequence ATGACCAAGATCGCGCTCGACAAAACCGACCGCAAAATTCTCGGCATCTTGCAGGCCGACGGCCGCCTGTCGAACCAGGACGTGGCCGAGCAGGTCAGCCTGTCGCCGTCGCCGTGCCTGCGCCGCATCAAGCGCCTGGAAGAGGAAGGCGTCATCCGCCAATACGTCGCGCTGCTGGACCCGGACAAGATCGGCCTGGGCCTGCTGGCCTACGTCAACGTGCGCCTGGAAAAGCACAGCGACGCCGCGGCGCACAGCAATGCGCGCGCCCTGGGCGCCCTGCCCGGCACGGCGTCGCCGCGCGAGGACTTTGCCGTCGCCGTCGAGCAGTGGCCGGAAGTGGTGGCCTGCTACGCGATGACGGGCGAGATGGACTACCTGCTGCGCGTGCACGTGGAAGACATGGACCACTTCTCGCGCTTCATGATGGCGACCCTGCTGCGTCATCCGGCCGTGCTGGACGTGAAGTCGAGCTTTGCGCTGCAGCGCATCAAGGACACCACGGCGCTGCCGCTGGTGTAA
- a CDS encoding MvdC/MvdD family ATP grasp protein — protein sequence MILIVTGKDDLHALMVQRELHARGQPCALFETDLIANSPAISWRFDSGRALVSLRCRDGDPIDLADVGAIWWRRPQPKQQHAATPGEHHALIDVECRGTMMGMFSAGFDGTWVSSPAATVRAADKFLQLAVASRHGFRVPRTVVTQRRQDVLDLYRAANGRVIVKPVVGVAEPLLFTRFLDDPAAIDEASFAACPAVYQEYIPGCRHIRLNCFGERSWAAAIDTDALDWRADLSVPVTAWDVPAALHAQVRQVLDALDLKMGIVDLKQAPNGEFVWLEVNPQGQFLFLEPLAGLPMTRHFADFLVEAGAARH from the coding sequence ATGATACTGATCGTGACCGGCAAGGACGACTTGCATGCGCTGATGGTCCAGCGCGAACTGCACGCGCGCGGCCAGCCGTGCGCCCTGTTCGAAACCGACCTGATTGCCAATTCTCCCGCCATCTCGTGGCGGTTCGACTCGGGCCGCGCGCTGGTCAGCCTGCGCTGCCGTGATGGCGATCCCATCGACCTGGCCGACGTCGGCGCCATCTGGTGGCGCCGCCCCCAGCCGAAGCAGCAACACGCGGCCACGCCAGGCGAGCACCATGCGCTGATCGACGTCGAATGCCGCGGTACGATGATGGGCATGTTTTCCGCCGGCTTCGATGGTACCTGGGTGTCGTCGCCGGCCGCCACGGTGCGCGCTGCCGACAAGTTCCTGCAATTGGCCGTCGCCAGCCGGCACGGTTTCCGCGTGCCGCGCACGGTTGTCACGCAGCGACGCCAGGACGTGCTGGACCTGTACCGCGCGGCCAACGGCAGAGTCATCGTCAAACCGGTGGTCGGGGTGGCGGAGCCGCTGCTGTTCACCCGCTTCCTGGACGACCCGGCAGCCATCGACGAGGCGTCGTTTGCGGCCTGTCCCGCCGTCTACCAGGAATACATTCCCGGCTGTCGCCACATCCGGCTCAACTGTTTCGGCGAGCGCTCATGGGCCGCGGCGATCGATACCGATGCGCTGGACTGGCGCGCCGACCTGTCGGTGCCCGTCACTGCGTGGGACGTGCCGGCAGCCTTGCACGCGCAGGTACGGCAGGTGCTCGACGCGCTGGACCTGAAGATGGGCATCGTCGACCTGAAACAGGCCCCCAACGGTGAATTCGTCTGGCTCGAAGTGAACCCGCAGGGCCAGTTCCTGTTCCTCGAGCCCCTGGCTGGCTTGCCCATGACGCGCCATTTCGCCGACTTCCTGGTGGAGGCCGGCGCAGCGCGGCACTGA